From a single Lolium rigidum isolate FL_2022 chromosome 7, APGP_CSIRO_Lrig_0.1, whole genome shotgun sequence genomic region:
- the LOC124678357 gene encoding uncharacterized protein LOC124678357, translating into MDFYSDDDDSDFEFDEALKEDLDLLSRSCIAAGADPDAAVARASSYLAVPAAGAPAGGFSDDDEDEDEDEDEDLALVRSIRENLHLNKASPSSPLPSSPRPICVWPPSDTEDDDEDDEETLRAIQRRFSHYHSGTSTGQLDNLKNETAKGGDDGFTAHQPGEEDVVKQNSKALSQTGFPRAAMLLVNALKKNRACQKFIRRKMINIEAKIEVNKDLRDRVKCLMDYQLGCKRSFGKFLCQKVDPRVRLISSRRQSIQPEKNRYKMSSLLLGPSENLHVSKYKTVLKQFPMSLQKQSWSDMEKDSLAKGIKQQYQETLIKDSMKNASSTGDFSAVNMAYALTNTVGNFEVTPEILRTVLPLVNWDYIAAMYLPGRSGAECESRWLNLDDPLINHTAWTACEEKRLILTVQEKGMHNWINIAVALGTQRTPFQCLARYQRSLNPHILKRVWTKEEDLQLLAAVQTFGCNWQLVSASLDGRIGNQCSNRWRKTLLPERTRVGRWSEDEDKRLIVSVKLFKSGSWNKIAQFIPGRTQSQCSERWRNVLDPDIDHGEWRPEEDSKLLASVHEIGACWAKIAGAMIPHRTDNMCMRRWKRLCQEELPLVIAANQVKKSIFQTNFVDRETERPSIGPGDFPSLVYSKVERSDENTASDQVKKSRKGSRRSCEDDLPANDPSKCSADVAAVKTKKRKSRKKSSGSGSERQTGEQDITLFDGVNNSSSGYTKGRKRKGTTDKNVVVQKRMRGSISVDNEATLDILEIPIGVDNEAPKKRTRGPRSVGKDATANKKTGASVSVDNEGAAKKKMRGSMSVGENKVAKSRMRGSISIDNQGSTMKRKRVSRKSVKDNSMADGVVNACELDLPSVPPEASAERDIDTGNLNKMKRKSTARPKQINIAEGTASKYSRLADCISFACGNRMSRRTSRPSGENLQIPTSAISAGPDLVDNGSMANASADD; encoded by the exons aTGGACTTCTACTCTGACGACGACGACTCGGACTTCGAGTTCGACGAGGCCCTCAAGGAGGACCTCGACCTGCTCAGCCGCTCCTGcatcgccgccggcgccgacccCGACGCCGCGgtcgcccgggcctcctcctacCTCGCCGTCCCCGCGGCGGGGGCACCAGCGGGTGGCTTctcggacgacgacgaggacgaggacgaggacgaggacgaggacctgGCCCTCGTCCGCAGCATCCGCGAGAACCTCCACCTCAACAAGGCCTCGCCCTCCTCGCCGCTGCCCTCCTCCCCGCGCCCGATCTGCGTCTGGCCGCCCTCCGacacggaggacgacgacgaggacgacgaggagacgCTACGGGCGATACAGCGCCGCTTCTCGCACTACCACTCCG GCACCTCCACCGGGCAACTGGACAACTTGAAAAATGAGACAGCGAAGGGAGGGGACGATGGATTTACTGCACATCAACCTGGTGAAGAGGATGTAGTGAAGCAAAATTCAAAGGCTCTCTCTCAAACTGGGTTTCCAAGAGCTGCAATGTTGTTAGTGAATGCTCTCAAGAAGAACAGAGCATGCCAGAAGTTTATTAGAAGGAAAATGATTAACATTGAAGCAAAGATTGAAGTGAATAAGGATCTTAGGGATCGTGTCAAATGCCTTATGGATTATCAGTTAGGCTGCAAAAGATCTTTTGGCAAATTTTTGTGCCAGAAGGTGGATCCTCGTGTTCGGTTGATTTCCTCTCGAAGACAAAGTATACAACCTGAAAAG AATAGATATAAGATGTCTTCGTTACTTCTTGGCCCTTCTGAGAACCTTCATGTTTCAAAGTATAAAACGGTATTGAAGCAATTCCCGATGTCGCTACAGAAGCAATCATGGTCTGATATGGAGAAAGACAGTCTTGCTAAAGGAATAAAGCAGCAGTATCAGGAAACATTGATTAAGGACTCGATGAAGAATGCAAG TTCGACTGGTGACTTCAGTGCTGTAAATATGGCGTATGCACTGACGAACACAGTTGGTAATTTTGAGGTGACTCCTGAAATTCTCCGGACAGTCTTGCCATTAGTAAATTGGGACTACATTGCTGCTATGTATCTGCCTGGTCGATCCGGCGCTGAATGTGAATCAAG GTGGCTAAACCTTGATGATCCACTGATTAATCACACTGCCTGGACTGCATGTGAGGAGAAAAGACTTATACTAACTGTCCAAGAGAAAGGAATGCATAACTGGATTAACATTGCCGTTGCATTGGGTACGCAGAGAACTCCTTTCCAATGCCTTGCTCGTTATCAACGAAGTCTTAATCCCCACATATTGAAGAGGGTCTGGACAAAAGAGGAAGATCTTCAGCTTCTAGCTGCTGTCCAAACTTTTGGTTGTAACTGGCAACTTGTATCAGCCAGTCTGGATGGTCGCATTGGCAATCAATGCTCGAACAG GTGGAGGAAAACGTTACTGCCTGAAAGGACAAGGGTGGGGAGATGGTCTGAGGACGAGGATAAGCGCCTCATTGTATCTGTCAAGCTTTTCAAGTCTGGCAGCTGGAATAAGATTGCTCAGTTCATTCCTGGCCGCACACAAAGTCAATGCAGCGAAAG GTGGCGTAATGTTCTTGATCCAGATATAGATCATGGGGAATGGCGGCCTGAAGAGGATTCCAAGTTATTGGCTTCCGTCCATGAGATTGGCGCCTGCTGGGCAAAAATTGCCGGCGCCATGATTCCTCACCGTACTGATAATATGTGCATGAG GAGGTGGAAAAGACTGTGTCAAGAGGAATTACCTTTAGTTATAGCGGCCAATCAAGTAAAGAAATCTATTTTCCAAACCAACTTTGTTGATAGAGAAACAGAGCGACCTTCAATTGGTCCAGGTGATTTCCCATCACTCGTGTACTCCAAAGTTGAAAGAAGTGATGAGAACACTGCAAG TGATCAAGTCAAGAAGTCTCGAAAAGGGTCTAGAAGATCATGCGAGGATGACCTGCCAGCTAACGACCCCTCGAAGTGTTCTGCTGATGTTGCTGCTGTAAAAAccaaaaagagaaaatcaaggaaaaaatCATCTGG AAGTGGATCTGAAAGGCAAACTGGAGAGCAAGATATAACATTGTTTGATGGTGTCAACAATTCCTCTAGTGGCTACACCAAAGGTAGGAAGAGGAAAGGTACCACTGATAAGAATGTGGTTGTGCAAAAGAGAATGAGGGGATCGATCTCTGTTGATAATGAGGCCACCCTAGATATACTTGAGATCCCTATCGGTGTTGATAATGAGGCACCAAAGAAACGAACGAGGGGCCCTAGGTCTGTTGGTAAAGATGCCACAGCTAATAAGAAAACAGGGGCCTCTGTGTCTGTTGACAACGAGGGAGCTGCCAAAAAGAAAATGAGGGGCTCTATGTCTGTTGGTGAGAACAAAGTAGCCAAAAGCAGGATGAGGGGCTCAATCTCTATCGACAATCAAGGCAGCACGATGAAAAGGAAGAGAGTATCAAG GAAATCAGTCAAGGATAATTCAATGGCAGATGGTGTGGTCAATGCTTGTGAGTTGGACCTTCCAAGTGTGCCTCCTGAAGCTTCTGCAGAAAGAGACATTGATACTGGAAATTTGAACAAGATGAAGCGGAAATCTACAGCAAG ACCCAAGCAGATAAACATAGCAGAAGGGACTGCCAGCAAATATTCGCGGCTTGCTGATTGCATATCCTTTGCCTGTGGAAATAGAATGAGCAGGAGAACCAG CAGGCCATCAGGTGAAAATCTACAGATCCCAACTTCAGCCATTTCTGCTGGACCAGATCTCGTTGACAATGGCAGCATGGCAAATGCTTCAGCTGACGATTAG
- the LOC124674870 gene encoding probable UDP-arabinose 4-epimerase 1, whose translation MLPSSRSRPQPRPAARSWSFSEMDFSDPKRRSRYLSKIIMLVLLMAMCVVMLTQPPCHRRAPSVFSIHELGVTHVLVTGGAGYIGSHAALRLLKDSFRVTIVDNLSRGNIGAVKVLQNLFPEPGRLQFIYADLGDPKAVNKIFAENAFDAVMHFAAVAYVGESTLEPLRYYHNITANTVVVLEAMATHNVKTLIYSSTCATYGEPEKMPITEETPQFPINPYGKAKKMAEDIILDFSKSRKSDMSVMILRYFNVIGSDPEGRLGEAPPPELREHGRISGACFDAALGIIPGLKVKGTDYETPDGTCVRDYIDVTDLVDAHVKALNKAERGKVGIYNVGTGRGRSVKEFVEACKKATGVDIKVDYFSRRPGDYAEVFSNPAKINRELNWTAQHTELQESLRIAWMWQMRHRSGYGGPQAMIL comes from the exons ATGCTGCCCAGCAGCAGGAGCAGGCCTCAGCCGAGGCCTGCGGCTAGATCCTGGTCCTTCTCAG AGATGGACTTCTCCGATCCCAAGCGCAGGTCCAGGTACCTCAGCAAGATTATCATGCTCGTGCTCCTCATGGCAATGTGCGTCGTCATGCTCACCCAGCCACCCTGCCATAGGAGGGCCCCCAGTGTG TTCTCCATCCACGAACTCGGAGTAACACATGTGTTGGTGACCGGTGGTGCTGGCTACATAGGGTCGCACGCCGCTCTTCGCCTACTGAAAGACTCCTTTAGAGTCACCATTGTG GATAACCTTTCGAGAGGAAATATCGGGGCGGTCAAGGTTCTTCAGAACTTGTTTCCTGAGCCTGGGCGATTGCAATTCATATATGCGGATTTAGGCGATCCGAAAGCT GTTAATAAAATATTCGCAGAAAACGCATTCGATGCTGTCATGCACTTTGCTGCTGTCGCGTATGTCGGCGAGAGCACGCTTGAGCCTCTGAG GTACTATCATAACATCACTGCAAATACTGTAGTTGTGCTAGAAGCCATGGCGACACACAATGTTAAAACCCTGATCTATTCTAGCACATGCGCCACCTACGGGGAGCCTGAGAAGATGCCTATCACTGAAGAAACACCCCAG TTTCCTATCAACCCATACGGTAAGGCAAAGAAAATGGCAGAGGATATCATTTTGGACTTCTCAAAGTCCAGGAAATCAGACATGTCAGTGATGATTCTGAG ATACTTCAACGTGATTGGTTCTGACCCAGAAGGGAGGCTGGGTGAGGCTCCACCACCTGAACTGCGTGAGCACGGACGTATATCTGGTGCATGCTTCGACGCAGCATTGGGAATAATCCCAGGGTTGAAG GTCAAAGGTACTGACTATGAAACGCCTGATGGGACTTGTGTAAGAGATTACATAGATGTCACTGACCTGGTTGACGCCCATGTTAAAGCCCTCAACAAGGCGGAAAGAGGGAAAGTTGGAATATACAATGTTGGCACCGGAAGAG GTAGGTCAGTGAAGGAGTTTGTGGAAGCTTGCAAGAAGGCAACCGGAGTCGACATCAAGGTCGACTACTTCTCTCGCCGCCCGGGTGACTATGCAGAAGTGTTCAGCAACCCCGCAAAGATCAACCGTGAGCTGAACTGGACAGCCCAGCATACTGAACTACAGGAGAGCCTCAGGATCGCATGGATGTGGCAGATGAGGCACCGGAGCGGCTATGGAGGACCTCAGGCTATGATTTTGTGA